AGAATAGATGGCAAAGCTTTTCCCTATTTGCTTATAGCCTAAAAAGACAAAAGGGATATTCAAAATCGCTATGAGAAGTCCTAATGGAAAGCCGAATAATTCTGATCCAACGATACTTAGACCAGTCACGCCTCCATCAGATACCTTGTTTGGAATGAGTACAGATTCTAATCCGTAGGCGGCAATGAGGGCGCCGAGCATAACCATGGCGCCGCGAGCAAACAATTTCCATACAGGTGTTTTTTGTTGAGTTTTAGGCATTAGTTGTTCCTCTTTTTAAGCAGTTTTTTCTATTCTACACCTATCTTCAGCACGTTGCCAGTTCATGTCCCTCGGGGTAGAATTGGTGCCTGTGCAGCATTCAATTCAGTTTATTCACTACAATTGAATAAATGGAAAGTGGAAAGCTAATAAAACTGATGTTTAGATATTTATTTTTGTATGTTTATGAATTTAGTTGAATTGTCATAAATGCACCTTGCACAGGCACCGGAACAATTCAGTTTACTCACTACAATTGCATAAAATTAAAAGAGGAAACTGATCAAATAGTCATTTGACAAGTTTCTCGTTGTATTTAAATAGAGCCGATTGAATTTTCATAAATGTACCATGCACAGGCACCGGTTAAACGTGTACAGGCACCGGTTAAACGGGCACCGGTTAAACGAACACATCCAGTTATTCTACTGTTCGTTCGAATGTTTTTTTGTTGGAGGAGAGTTTGCCGATGGTGATGTTGATGTTTCGGATGGAGTCATCGGTTAATTCGATTTTGCCGTCTTTTTGCAGTCGTTTCCATTCTTTAACGTTCTTGCGATACAGTTGTTCAGAAAGCCGATAGATGTCGGCATCCATTTTTAAGGCTTCCTCATACGTCGCAGCAATTTGCTCTTTCACAATTTCTTTCAATAACTTCTCAATTTCTGCCGGTTTAATCGTTTCGGTGATGATGTCGATTATCCCGTCGGCGTATATATCAATGTCGAACTTTGCTTCTCCTTTAATCATGACAGGATTGATTTTCACTTTGATATTTTCCAAGACGACGGAGATGAAATTGCCATTTTCCGTTCGGACTGTTAGATTGGACCTCTTCGTGTCGTTCGTCATCCATCGGATTCCCCTTGCTTTCTCTCCAGTGATGAACCCTTTGAAATCATCCGGGGAAACGATGGTTGCACCGGAAATGACGGGGGCTTTGATCGTTTCTTTTATTGATTTCCAGTTTTCCGCAATTGTTATGAACGGGATCAGCGTTTCATGATTCGGTTCATTCATATTGATCAATACTTCACGAATGCTTGCCGGTTTAATAAATGATTCTTGTTCGTAGGAGTTGCGTGGATCCCCTAGCTTTGACAAGATAATGGCTTTATTAACAACGGGTCTTATTAAGAGCACTTCCTCCACTGGGTCTTTTGTGGCGTATAACCAGATTTGATAACGCGTTTCCCTGTAACGTATGAAAATATCGAGGACCGGGCTCAACTTCACCTGTTGCAGTGCTTCTTCTGAGAAGACCAAGTATGATAAATGGCCCCAATTCACTTTTTGATCGACGGAATGGTATAACTCGAAGACAGCTTCATCTAGCGACATCCCCGAGGCATGACCGACTTCTGCTTGTGAAGTTTCATCGCTTGTAGGCTGTTCGGATTTTGCGGTGTTGGCGAAATTGATGATTTGGGCGTACAGTTCATATCGGCCATCCTTGTAGTCGATGCCGATTCCATTGAGATATAACATCCTCTCAGGTTCATTATTATCCCAGCAGCCTGATAAGGGGAGCGTCGCAAGCAATAGCAGCAGGAGGGCGACGATCTTTTTATTCATCCTGATCTCTCTCCTTCGTGCGTGTTGGGTCTGTCGGATTCAACATATTCGGCCGCTCTTTGTATGATTTATGAGGAAGCCGGAAGAGCGATTGCATGACTGTCTTAAAACTTAAGTCAGCTGCAATGTTCATGTAAGGAACGCCGAACGTCCGGATGCTGGATAAGTAAACAAGTGTAATGAAGACGGACATGAGAAGACCGAACAAACCTAAAATTGCTGTGAGGAGGATGAAACAAACACGCAATACACTAATTGCGTTCACTACCGATTGGTTGACCAATGTGAATGTCGCGATTGTTGAAATGGCGATGACGACAATCATTGCGGGACTTGTAATCCCTGCCCGAATGGCGGCATCTCCGATGATCAATCCGCCAACAACGCCGATTGTCCCGCCTAAAGCAGTCGGCAGTCGCAAGCCGGCTTCGCGAAACAGTTCAAACATGAGCAGCATAAGCAGCATCTCAATGACTGAAGGGAATGGAAGCCCTGTATTCGCTTGGACAACGGTCGCTAATAAATGGACCGGCAGCTGATCTTGGTGATAGGTCGTCAATGCAAGCCAAAATGCGGGCAGGGTTAAGCCGATGGACAATCCGAAGACGCGCAGCAAACGCTCGATTGAGCCGTAAATGACGGGTGTATCATTATCCTCCCCTGTCTTTACGAGCAGAAACAAGTTGACAGGCAAGATGACGCAATACGCCGCTCCATCAACAAAAACGAGGAACCGGCCTCTTACAAGCGACTGGATGGCGGTATCTGGTCGTCCCGTGTAATCGACCCTCGGAAAGAGCTTTGAGCTTTTATTCGCACTTTCCATCAGAAGGGTAGGGTTGAAAACGATATCGGTATCTGTTTCATTCAGTTGTCTTCTAATGCCGTCCAGTATCTCTTTGCTCGCAATGTCATCGAAATACAAAAGAGCTACAGTCGTTTTGGAGCGTTTCCCTAATTCGAATTTCTCGACGCATAATGAGTTTGTCGGCAGCCTTTTGCGAATCAATGCGATATTAACGGACACGTCTTCGATGAAGTTGTCACGAGGTCCTTTCACAGGCACCTCTAACCGTGTTTCCTCGGGGTTTCGGTTCGGTTTTTTAGTGATATTGCTCGTGTAAATAAATCCGGATTCCTCAAAAAACAATAAGACATGCCCGGAATAGACGAGGTGAATGACTGTTTCCAAATCATTTCCCGCTTTCAAATCGGGGATGTGCAACTGCGATTCAATCGCCGTTTCCAGTGGCTCGTTCTCCAAAGTGCCGACGAAGTGACGAATACGGGGCACGATGACTTCATTCAACAGTTGTTGGTCAATCATTGCATCGCATGTGACAAACGTGACGGCATGACCATTGAACATATAACTTTGAAACTGAACGTCTGCAGACTTCTGAAATAACGCCCGTAAAGATGTGATGTCCATCTCGTGATCAGACGATTGCATTGCACTTCACCATCTTCTGTGTAAGTTTTACATTTCTTTTGCCGCACTTCTTTTGATTAATGCAGAGATTGTTAGAAATAACGTCAGCAAGAGCAGGAAGATGAACGTAGCAATTAAGAAATAGTCCCCTTTAAGTTTCAGGAAAATATGATCTTCCATTAGAAATAACGACAAGGACATGAAGAAGAACGCTGGTCCGATGATTTTCCAAATACGTTTGCGGTCGCCTCTCAGCCGCAATAAATCCGAGACGACATACAAAATGAAGGACACACGTACGAAGGTGCCAGTAAGCCATTGGTATATGGAGAAAAAGTCTAGATGCTCAATGAAACGTCCTATGGAAACGAGCCCCCACTCCTCATAAGCGGGGTACCTTTGCTTTGCCGCTTCGTCAGGACCGAACTCTGTAATGGCACCGATGAGCGGACCCATCGTCAAACTGTGCAGTATAAAGAGCATGATTGCATAATGATACCAGCGAAATCGGCCTTTCACATTTTGTTGGATGAACAGGAATAACAGAAGTTCAATATAACCGGATGCCGGGTAGACCAATGTTGAAATGACAGGTTCAAATCCGTGCTCAAAGAACGGTCTCAGTAACGAATAATTTTTCACTTGTATATTCGTGAAAGCGACAAAAAAGCCGAGGATAACGACCCAAAATAGAACAACCACGTTGACCATGACAATCGTCTGCAAATTTGTAGACGCAAGGAAGATGCATAGGATTGAGTAGATGAGAATCATGAGGACTAACGGCGACTCGGGTAAAAACGTCGATTTGATCCACTGCAAAGTCTCTGCCATCGTAAAGACGGCCATTAACAGAAGAAAAAATGCTGTGACATACCGAAAAATGGCGGTCGGGACTTTGCCGATCTTCGGAAGCAGCCAATCGCCGAGGGAAGCCTGCTGCGAACTGCGATGAATGTAGACGAGAAGAAATAGCCAAGGCACCATCGCAACTGCGGCAATGAACACGGATATCCATCCGTCACGACCCGCATGAATCAATAACGGCGGCAGAATGGTCACATGATTTTTCAGACCAATGACCGTCATTGACAATAAAATTACATGCAAAATACTAATTGACCCGACCCTCTCCATACCCAAAACTCCCACCCTCATAATATTGCCCAGTCTTGACACGAATGAAGCCGATTATAAGCAAGTGACCCTCAAATACGGCGTCTAAATGCGCTGCCTGTGCAAAGGACAATTCAGCTTAT
The sequence above is drawn from the Sporosarcina luteola genome and encodes:
- a CDS encoding Ger(x)C family spore germination protein translates to MNKKIVALLLLLLATLPLSGCWDNNEPERMLYLNGIGIDYKDGRYELYAQIINFANTAKSEQPTSDETSQAEVGHASGMSLDEAVFELYHSVDQKVNWGHLSYLVFSEEALQQVKLSPVLDIFIRYRETRYQIWLYATKDPVEEVLLIRPVVNKAIILSKLGDPRNSYEQESFIKPASIREVLINMNEPNHETLIPFITIAENWKSIKETIKAPVISGATIVSPDDFKGFITGEKARGIRWMTNDTKRSNLTVRTENGNFISVVLENIKVKINPVMIKGEAKFDIDIYADGIIDIITETIKPAEIEKLLKEIVKEQIAATYEEALKMDADIYRLSEQLYRKNVKEWKRLQKDGKIELTDDSIRNINITIGKLSSNKKTFERTVE
- a CDS encoding spore germination protein, with amino-acid sequence MQSSDHEMDITSLRALFQKSADVQFQSYMFNGHAVTFVTCDAMIDQQLLNEVIVPRIRHFVGTLENEPLETAIESQLHIPDLKAGNDLETVIHLVYSGHVLLFFEESGFIYTSNITKKPNRNPEETRLEVPVKGPRDNFIEDVSVNIALIRKRLPTNSLCVEKFELGKRSKTTVALLYFDDIASKEILDGIRRQLNETDTDIVFNPTLLMESANKSSKLFPRVDYTGRPDTAIQSLVRGRFLVFVDGAAYCVILPVNLFLLVKTGEDNDTPVIYGSIERLLRVFGLSIGLTLPAFWLALTTYHQDQLPVHLLATVVQANTGLPFPSVIEMLLMLLMFELFREAGLRLPTALGGTIGVVGGLIIGDAAIRAGITSPAMIVVIAISTIATFTLVNQSVVNAISVLRVCFILLTAILGLFGLLMSVFITLVYLSSIRTFGVPYMNIAADLSFKTVMQSLFRLPHKSYKERPNMLNPTDPTRTKERDQDE
- a CDS encoding endospore germination permease, which codes for MERVGSISILHVILLSMTVIGLKNHVTILPPLLIHAGRDGWISVFIAAVAMVPWLFLLVYIHRSSQQASLGDWLLPKIGKVPTAIFRYVTAFFLLLMAVFTMAETLQWIKSTFLPESPLVLMILIYSILCIFLASTNLQTIVMVNVVVLFWVVILGFFVAFTNIQVKNYSLLRPFFEHGFEPVISTLVYPASGYIELLLFLFIQQNVKGRFRWYHYAIMLFILHSLTMGPLIGAITEFGPDEAAKQRYPAYEEWGLVSIGRFIEHLDFFSIYQWLTGTFVRVSFILYVVSDLLRLRGDRKRIWKIIGPAFFFMSLSLFLMEDHIFLKLKGDYFLIATFIFLLLLTLFLTISALIKRSAAKEM